One stretch of Candidatus Macondimonas diazotrophica DNA includes these proteins:
- a CDS encoding TIGR02449 family protein has product MNQSAFDRLESEVLALIQQTETLRREQTALQARLEQLMTERAHLIQKNELARNRLEGIVSRLKDMEEGSV; this is encoded by the coding sequence ATCGGCTTTCGACCGCCTGGAATCCGAAGTGCTGGCATTGATCCAGCAGACCGAAACCTTGCGCCGCGAGCAGACGGCCCTGCAGGCGCGCCTGGAACAGCTGATGACCGAACGCGCCCATCTGATCCAGAAGAACGAGCTGGCCCGGAATCGCCTGGAAGGCATCGTCAGTCGACTCAAGGACATGGAAGAGGGTTCCGTATGA
- a CDS encoding cell division protein ZapA: MNNNPTPERTTVTIRLLDRSYQVSCSAEERPLLLASAELVSGKMQQIRQTGKVVGMERMLAVVALNLAQELLVQQQASEQTSALDQRINQLSEKIRQTLDDSLV, encoded by the coding sequence ATGAACAACAACCCGACTCCGGAACGCACCACGGTCACCATCCGTCTGCTCGATCGCAGCTACCAGGTTTCCTGCTCGGCCGAAGAACGTCCCTTGCTGCTGGCTTCGGCAGAACTGGTCAGCGGGAAGATGCAGCAGATTCGCCAGACCGGCAAAGTGGTGGGCATGGAACGCATGCTGGCTGTGGTCGCCCTCAACCTCGCGCAGGAGCTGCTGGTGCAACAGCAAGCCAGCGAGCAGACCTCCGCCCTGGACCAGCGCATCAACCAGCTCAGCGAAAAAATCCGTCAGACCCTCGATGATTCGCTGGTCTGA
- a CDS encoding 5-formyltetrahydrofolate cyclo-ligase — MNTDQRTHPHPIKNPVSRAGLRRQLRQKRRALPPRQRRQWSRRILKRLTSLPMWRTARYVALYQAADGEVDTSALIPVAIRQGKKVTLPRLHPHAPFRMDFIPYRPGTAIKRNRFGIAEPVGRVLHPATRIDLVLMPLVGFDHRGHRLGMGSGYYDRRFAFTRRRAGLPPRLCGLAYSFQQVPTLDSAPWDIPLRSVITEQGWIRCFSP; from the coding sequence TTGAACACCGACCAGCGCACGCACCCGCACCCGATTAAGAATCCGGTCTCCCGCGCCGGCCTGCGTCGACAGTTGCGTCAGAAGCGCCGTGCCTTGCCGCCGCGGCAGCGACGCCAGTGGAGCCGGCGCATCCTGAAGCGACTGACAAGCCTGCCGATGTGGCGCACGGCGCGCTATGTCGCGCTTTATCAGGCTGCCGATGGCGAAGTCGACACCAGCGCATTGATCCCGGTGGCCATCCGGCAAGGTAAAAAAGTCACCCTGCCCCGATTGCATCCCCACGCGCCATTCCGGATGGATTTCATCCCCTATCGGCCCGGAACTGCGATCAAGCGTAACCGGTTCGGCATTGCCGAACCCGTCGGACGCGTCCTGCACCCGGCCACGCGTATCGACCTCGTCCTGATGCCACTGGTCGGTTTCGATCACCGGGGGCATCGCCTCGGAATGGGCAGCGGCTATTATGACCGCCGTTTTGCGTTCACCCGCCGCCGAGCCGGTTTACCACCGCGACTGTGCGGTCTGGCCTACAGCTTCCAGCAGGTGCCGACACTCGACAGCGCACCTTGGGACATTCCGCTCCGGAGCGTGATCACCGAACAGGGCTGGATCCGCTGTTTTTCGCCTTGA
- a CDS encoding EVE domain-containing protein: MAAYWLMKTEPTTFGIDHLRERGIEPWDGVRNYQARNMIRDQMQPGDGALIYHSNCTVPAIVGLARIRSAAYPDPTAFDPDSRYYDPASTPERPRWYVVDVAYERHLPRPLPLAELRTYPELEGMALLRRGNRLSITPISPNHWEFLLELAGAV; this comes from the coding sequence ATGGCTGCCTACTGGCTGATGAAGACCGAACCAACTACTTTCGGAATCGATCACCTGCGCGAACGCGGTATCGAGCCCTGGGATGGCGTGCGCAACTATCAGGCTCGCAACATGATCCGCGATCAGATGCAACCCGGCGACGGCGCGCTGATCTACCACTCCAACTGCACGGTCCCGGCCATCGTCGGACTGGCCCGTATCCGCAGCGCCGCTTATCCCGATCCAACCGCCTTCGATCCCGACTCACGCTACTACGACCCGGCGAGCACCCCGGAGCGCCCACGCTGGTATGTGGTGGACGTGGCCTACGAACGCCACCTTCCCCGCCCACTCCCATTGGCGGAGCTGCGTACCTATCCCGAACTGGAGGGCATGGCACTGCTCCGGCGCGGCAATCGACTCTCGATCACGCCGATCAGCCCCAACCATTGGGAATTTCTGCTCGAATTGGCCGGAGCGGTCTGA